The sequence GAGCACGAGTTCCAGCACACGAGCGGCCCTCTGCCGGGCGGGCAGGGCGGGCAGTTCGTCGATCACAGTGCGAGAGGGTTCGCGCTGGGCGCTGCGGTGTGACCGGGCGGGCGCGAGGTCGCGGAGCAGCCCCGAGCGGCCCTTGCCGTGCAACGCGGCGGCGACCACGACGGGGTCGGGCTCGCGCAGTGCGGCGTCGAACAGGCGCAGTCCGTCGTCGGTGCCGAGTTGCCCGATGCCGAGCGCGGCGAGCCTGCGGACAGCGGTGTCGTCGAGCGCGCCGGTGAGTCCGCTGCGCTGCGACCACAGTCCCCACGCGATCGACGTGGCAGGCAGTCCTTCGGCCCTCCTGCGCCGCGCCAGCGCGTCGAGCACGCCGTTGGCCGCGGCGTAGTTGGCCTGTCCCGCTGTCCCGAGAATCCCGGCGACCGACGAGAACAGCACGAACGCGGCCACGGTCGGCAGATTCCGGGTTGCCTCGTGCAGGGTCAGCGCCGCGACAGCCTTCGGACGCAGCACCGTGTCGAGTGCCGCGTCGTCCATCGTGGACACGGGCGCGTCGGCGAGCACTCCTGCCGCGTGAACCACGGTGGTCAGCGGCCGGTCGGCGGGCAGACCGGCGAGGACGCGGTCGAGCACGGCGCGGTCGGCGGCGTCACCGGCGACCGCCTGCGCTTCGGCGCCGAGTGCGGTGAGCTCGCCGACCAGTTCGGGGGCTCCCGGAGCGTCCGGGCCGCGCCTGCTCAGCAGCACGAGCCTCCGCACGCCGTAGGTGGTGACGAGCGCGCGGGCGACCAGCCCGCCCAGTTCTCCGGTACCTCCGGTGATCAGAGCCGCTCCGCCGAGGCGGGGCAGGGTGTGCCGTGTCGGGCGGGGGGCGCGCCGCAGCACCGGGGTCGCGAACCGGCCGCCTCGGAACCGCACCTGCGCCTCACCGGTGGCGAGCGCCCCGGTCACCACCGCACTGTCGGCGCGGTCGGTGTCGAGCAGCACGAACCGGCCGGGATGCTCGGTCTGCGCCGAGCGCACCAGCCCCCACACGGCCGCGTGAGCGGGGTCGGACAGCTCGCCGTCACCACCGGTGGTCACCACCACCAGACGCGACGCGACGGCGCGTTCGTCACCGGCCACCGAGCGGACCACGTCGAGCACCCGGCGAGCGGCGCGGGCGGGGTCGTCGCCCGCCGGGCACTCCAGAACGGCCACCTCGGGCGGCCGAGCGGGCAGGCCGTCCGTCAGCACCACCGGGTCGGCGTCCACCGGTTCCGCACGGCAATCCCCTTCGGCGGCGACGTCGGCCCAGGAGAGGGAGAACAGCGCGGGGGCAGCGGTGAGCTTCTCAGGCGACACCGGCCGCAGCGCGAGGTGGTCCACGGCCACCACAGGAGTTCCGTCCTCCGTCCACGCCAGCAACGACACCGCACTGTTGTCCACTGTGTTCAGAAGGACGCGCAGCCTCGTCGCCGAGGTGGTGGACAAGCGCACGCCGCCGAAGGAGAACGGAAGGCGGCAGGTGCCGTCGTCGCCAGAACGCAGCCAGATGCCGTGCAGCGCCGCGTCCAGCAGTGCGGGGTGAAGACCGAAGTCTCCCTCGCCACCCTCGGGCAGTGCGACGTCCAGCCACAGCCGGTCGCCCTCGGCCCAGGCGCCACGCAGGCCCCGGAACACCGGCCCGTAGTCGAGCCCGATCGCCCGCAACCGCTCGTAGTGGCCGGTGATCGGAATCTCGGTGGCATCCGGCGGCGGCCAGTGGGATTCGAGCGCGGCGCCGACGGGCCGCTCGCCCGGCTCGACCGACGCCGTGGCGTGGCGCACCCAGCCGGTGGCGTCCCCGTCTTGCCGCGTGTGCAGGGTGATCGTGCGGCTGCCATCACCGTCCGGCGCGGAGGCGACCACCTGGACCCGCAGCGCGCCCTCGTCCGGCACCACCACGGGCGAATCGAGCACCAGTTCGCGAACCTCGGGGCAGCCCAGCCGCCTGCCCACCCACGCAACCAGGTCGAGACACGCGGTGCCGGGCAGCACCACCGTGTCGAGGACGGCGTGGTCGGCCAGCCAGGCCGTGCCGTCCAGCGAGAGGCTTCCGGTCAGCAGCACGTCGCCGCCATCGGCGTGCTCGACCTCCGCCCCGAGGAAAGGATGGGACGCCGCCGTCAGCCCTGCCGCCGTGAGATCGCCCGTACCGGCCGGGACCGTGAGCCAATGCGAATCCCGTTGGAAGGCGTACGTCGGCAACGGCACGACCCTGCCCGAGAACGCCGCGGAGAAGTCGATCGGCACGCCGTGCGCGTCGGCCTTGGCCAGCGACCGCAGAAACCTCTCCAGGCCACCTTCGCCCCTGGTCAGCGACTCCAAGGTCACCACGGGTTCCCCGAGTTCGTCGGCACGCTCCGCGATCCCAGACAGCAGCACGGGATGGGGACTCACCTCGACGAACGTGCGGTGGCCCTCACCGACGAGCGCGGTGACGGCGTCGTCGAAACGGACCTCCTGCCTCAAATTCCGGTACCAGTAGTGGGCGTCGAGCACCGCACCACCGACCCTCTCGACATCCACAGTGGACATCATCGGGATCGAGGGCACGCCGGGACGGATGGGGGCGAGGTCGGCCAGCAGCCGCTCCCGCAGTTCGGTGACCTGCGCCGAGTGGGAGGCGTAGTCCACCGCGACCGCCTTCGCCCGTATCCCGTCGGCCGTGCAGCGCTCCACGAGCGCGGCGACCTCGGCGGGATCGCCGGACACGGTGGTGGCGTTCGGCCCGTTGCAGGCCGCGATCGACACCGCACCGACAGCACCGTCCATGCCGGACAGCAGGCCGCGCACCCGGTCAGCGGGCAACGCGAGGGAGGCCATCGCACCGCGTCCGGCGAGCGCGGTCAGCGCGCGGGAGCGGCGGGCCACCACCAGCGCGGCGTCGTCGAGGCTCAGCGCACCGGCCACGCAGGCCGCGGCGATCTCGCCCTGGCTGTGCCCGATCACGGCCGACGGCTCCACCCCGTGCGCCCGCCACAACCGGGCCAGCGCGATCATCGTCGCGAACAGCACCGGCTGCACCACGTCCACCCGGTCGAGGCCGGGTTCGCCGGGAGCTTCCCGCAACACACCGGTGAGGCTCCACTCGACGTGCGGTGACAGCGCCCGCTCGCAGTCGGCGATCGCCTCGGCGAAGCCGGGCGAGGCGGCGAGCAGGTCCCTGGCCATGCCTGCCCACTGCCCGCCCTGACCGCCGAAGACGAACACGGGGCGATGCGCGGCGGTGGCGTGCCCGGACACCACGGCGGGATCGGCGCCGCCGTCCGCGATGGCCGACACCCCGCGCAGCAAATCCTGCCTGGTCGTTCCGGTGACGGCGGCGCGAACGGGAAACCGGGTGCGCGTGGTGAGCAGCGAGTGCGCGACATCGGCCGGGTTCCAGTCGCCGGACCCGTGGTCGCCGCTCAGGTGGTCGCGCAGGCGGGCCGCCTGCGCGCGTAGTGCGGGCTCGGTGCGGGCGGAGACGGCGAGCACCACGGGCCGGTCACCGATGTCCCGCACCGGCTCGTCCACGACGTGCGGGGCCTCTTCGATGATCACGTGGGCGTTGGTGCCGCTGATGCCGAAGGACGAGACACCGGCGCGGCGCGGCCTCGCGGTCCTCGGCCACGGCACCGGCGCGGTCAGCAGCGCCACCGTGCCTGCCGACCACTCGACGTGCGGGGAGGGTTGTTCGGCGTGCAGCGTCGCGGGCAGCTCGCCGTGGTTCAGCGCGGACACCATTTTGATCACTCCGGCGACTCCCGCCGCCGCCTGCGTGTGGCCGATGTTCGACTTCACCGAGCCGAGCCGCAACGGCCGATCGGGCTGCCTGCCCTCGCCGTAGGCGGCCAGCAGCGCCGTCGCCTCGATCGGGTCGCCGAGCGTGGTCCCCGTGCCGTGTGCCTCCACCGCGTCGATGTCGGCGGGACGCAGTCCCGCGTCGGCGAGCGCGTCGGCGATCACCTGACGCTGAGCGAGACCGCTGGGTGCGGTCAGCCCGTTGCTGGCCCCGTCGGAGTTCAGCGCGGAACCGCGCACCACCGCGAGAATCCGGTGCCCGTTGCGGCGCGCGTCCGAGGCCCGCTCCAGCACGAGGACACCGGCCCCCTCGGCCCATCCGGTGCCTGCCGCGTCGGCGGAGAACGCGCGGCAGCGGCCGTCGGGTGACAGCCCGTTCTGCCGGTTGAACTCGGTGAACATGCCGGGAAGTGCCATCACCGTGACACCGCCCGCGATGGCGAGGCTGCTCTCTCCCGCCCGCAACGAGCGGCAGGCCAGGTGCACAGCGGACAGCGACGAGGAGCACGCCGTGTCCACGGTGAGCGCGGGCCCGCT comes from Saccharomonospora xinjiangensis XJ-54 and encodes:
- a CDS encoding type I polyketide synthase, coding for MDRNTIGENEPVAVIGLACRMPGADHSERWWANLVSGVDSVGPPSEARRRAAVPAGPQIPSEGGFLDSVADFDADFFGISQREALAMDPQQRLALELAWEAMEDAGIVPAALTSLPVGVYLGSSSDDYALLLSRSGQAVSHHAMTGLQRGVIANRVSHHLGVRGPSLLIDTGQSSSLVAVHLAVASLRSGECRMAVAGGVNLALAPESQLAAARMGVLSPTGRCRVFDRAADGFVRGEGGGVVVLKPLSSALADGDRVYCVIRGTAVNHDGAGEDLAAPDGAAQAELLASAHRAAGVTAADVQYVELHGTGTPAGDATEAAALREVFGDKDTALAVGSVKTSIGHLEGAAGVAGLIKTVLSLHHRVLPPNLHFTAPPDRIPLAEWGLRVQTKASPWPDSGSPLIAGVSSFGMGGTNCHVVLAAHDSPKPPAEAGTTGPLPYVLSARTPTALAATARALREHRAARPDVRDVDVAFTLVTGRTAHACRAVVVARDHAELLTRLDRLACREPSGSTGFLGDAVDPGTVGSFGDLAKRFLAGEEVNWEPVFAGRRAVRVALPTYPFERTTHWPAGLGAPPAESQVQPRTAPPVSEHTTVTHAGERGSALSLDDVLDLAARVLGAAVLPDVPFSEQGFDSMMGLELRDLVEEHTGADVSVSLLYDHPTPVALAEHLAELTGSAAAPTLTVRATAVAVPPAEPGPEGGFDPDPVVIVGMGCRYPGGVTTPEALWRLVRDRVDAIIEPPAERGWHALDTTGLRPGGFLDGIDRFDAEFFGISPREAAAMDPQQRIFLEVVWEALENAGIVPGTLRGSRTAVFAGATAQDYGARLHEQADSAGGFLLTGGTPSVLSGRVAYVLGLSGPALTVDTACSSSLSAVHLACRSLRAGESSLAIAGGVTVMALPGMFTEFNRQNGLSPDGRCRAFSADAAGTGWAEGAGVLVLERASDARRNGHRILAVVRGSALNSDGASNGLTAPSGLAQRQVIADALADAGLRPADIDAVEAHGTGTTLGDPIEATALLAAYGEGRQPDRPLRLGSVKSNIGHTQAAAGVAGVIKMVSALNHGELPATLHAEQPSPHVEWSAGTVALLTAPVPWPRTARPRRAGVSSFGISGTNAHVIIEEAPHVVDEPVRDIGDRPVVLAVSARTEPALRAQAARLRDHLSGDHGSGDWNPADVAHSLLTTRTRFPVRAAVTGTTRQDLLRGVSAIADGGADPAVVSGHATAAHRPVFVFGGQGGQWAGMARDLLAASPGFAEAIADCERALSPHVEWSLTGVLREAPGEPGLDRVDVVQPVLFATMIALARLWRAHGVEPSAVIGHSQGEIAAACVAGALSLDDAALVVARRSRALTALAGRGAMASLALPADRVRGLLSGMDGAVGAVSIAACNGPNATTVSGDPAEVAALVERCTADGIRAKAVAVDYASHSAQVTELRERLLADLAPIRPGVPSIPMMSTVDVERVGGAVLDAHYWYRNLRQEVRFDDAVTALVGEGHRTFVEVSPHPVLLSGIAERADELGEPVVTLESLTRGEGGLERFLRSLAKADAHGVPIDFSAAFSGRVVPLPTYAFQRDSHWLTVPAGTGDLTAAGLTAASHPFLGAEVEHADGGDVLLTGSLSLDGTAWLADHAVLDTVVLPGTACLDLVAWVGRRLGCPEVRELVLDSPVVVPDEGALRVQVVASAPDGDGSRTITLHTRQDGDATGWVRHATASVEPGERPVGAALESHWPPPDATEIPITGHYERLRAIGLDYGPVFRGLRGAWAEGDRLWLDVALPEGGEGDFGLHPALLDAALHGIWLRSGDDGTCRLPFSFGGVRLSTTSATRLRVLLNTVDNSAVSLLAWTEDGTPVVAVDHLALRPVSPEKLTAAPALFSLSWADVAAEGDCRAEPVDADPVVLTDGLPARPPEVAVLECPAGDDPARAARRVLDVVRSVAGDERAVASRLVVVTTGGDGELSDPAHAAVWGLVRSAQTEHPGRFVLLDTDRADSAVVTGALATGEAQVRFRGGRFATPVLRRAPRPTRHTLPRLGGAALITGGTGELGGLVARALVTTYGVRRLVLLSRRGPDAPGAPELVGELTALGAEAQAVAGDAADRAVLDRVLAGLPADRPLTTVVHAAGVLADAPVSTMDDAALDTVLRPKAVAALTLHEATRNLPTVAAFVLFSSVAGILGTAGQANYAAANGVLDALARRRRAEGLPATSIAWGLWSQRSGLTGALDDTAVRRLAALGIGQLGTDDGLRLFDAALREPDPVVVAAALHGKGRSGLLRDLAPARSHRSAQREPSRTVIDELPALPARQRAARVLELVLDHTAAALGHSSSGALDTSASFKDLGCDSLIAVEIRNRLATATGLTLPATVVFSHPTPAELAGWLLDRLVPGPRQAKDDRAAGHTEPGEADRSTVVGQPATTAEAAVDRVAATTATTSAVDGVTPAPATPAAVPTVPAAVPAVPGDGADDQDFDRELAEADLTELFALIDADPDDEWAAVSGGEGADGR